The Caldicellulosiruptor obsidiansis OB47 genome segment GGTTACTATGAACTTGTAAAAGAGCTTGGCAAAGATGGTGTTGTAATTGGTGCTAAGTTCAAGTTCACCTCATGGGATGGAACATCTGCAAAGTGGTATCCAGATGGAATGGGAAATGACAAGGTTATTGAAGAGCTTTACACAGGTAATGAGAAGATCACAAAGGTTGATACGTTTAGAATCACAACTGTGGATGAATTAGAACCCCAGGTTCCTTATCTAATTTCAAAAGAAGGTTTTAAGCCAACGATTGCGCAGCCAAGAAATATATTAGATAATCCAAAGTATTATTATAAAGGCAATGACTTAGGATGCACATATACAAAAGCTTATTCAGCGTTCAGACTTTGGGCTCCAACAGCAATTGGAGTTGTAATGAGACTTTATGATGACTATAAGACTACAAAATACAAAGAGTATGAGATGGAGCAGTCTGTTAATGGAACATGGTATCTTAAGATAAATGGAGATTTGAAAGGTAAATACTATCAGTATGAAGTTTGGCATGCTTCTAACTCTATAACCGACGATACAATCAGAAAATATGTTGTGCCAGACCCGTATTCAAGAGCAACATCTGCAAATTCTGAAAGGACTTTAATCTTTGACCCCAAAGATACAAACCCTGTTGGTTGGGAAAAAGATACTTTTGTGACACTGAAAAACCAAGAAGATGCTATAATTTATGAAACACATGTGAGAGATTTTACAATAGATGATTCGAGCGGAATAAGACCGGAGTACAGGGGGAAATATTTAGGTTTTACTCAAACAGGAACAAAAGGACCAAATAGTGTAAAAACAGGTATTGATCATTTGAAAGAACTTGGTATAACTCATGTTCATTTACTCCCAACATATGATTTTGGTTCAGTGGACGAAACAAATCCAAATAAAACTTATAACTGGGGATATGATCCAGTTTTATATCAAAACGTTGAAGGTTCATATGCAACTAATCCAAATACAATTGCGAGGATTAAAGAGTACAAACAGATGGTTATGGCTCTGCACAAAGCAGGAATAGGTGTTATTCAAGATGTTGTATTTAACCACACATTCCAGATAGGAGATGCTAAGTTTTCAATATTTGACAAGGTAGTCCCTGGGTACTTTTACAGGAAAGACAAAGATGGTAACTACTCAAATGCCTCTGGTTGTGGCAACGAAATTGCAACAGAAAAGCCGATGGTGAGAAAGTTCATAATTGATACATTGACATACCTTACAAAAGAATATCACATAGATGGTTTTAGATTTGACCTGATGGCAGCAATAGATAGAGTTACAATGGCAAAGGTACAAGAAGAAGTGAGGAAGATAAATCCGTCGGCAGTTATCTATGGTGAGGGATGGCTTGCAGGTGCAACACCGCTTGATAGCTCACTTAGAATGGAGATAGGCTCATTTAATCAAGCTGGACTTCATATAGGGTTCTTTAATGACAGAATTAGAGAGGCAATCAGAGGCAATCTTGACAATGAATCTAAAGGATTTATGCAAGGTAACTATTCATATAGGTTAGATGATCTCAAGAGAGGAATTCAGGGTGGACTGGGTGATTTTGCTACAGACCCGGATGAATGCATAAACTATGTTTCGGCACATGACAACTTAACTCTTTGGGATAAACTTCAAAAGAGTGTGCCAAATGAACCAGATTATATCAAGGATAAAATGGGCAGACTGGCAAATGCAATTGTTTTGACAGCACAGGGTGTTCCATTCTTACATGGAGGAGTTGAGTTCAACAGGACAAAGTTTATGAACAGCAACTCATACAATGCAGGTGACAGGATAAACAAGTATGACTGGAACTTGAAAGTAAAGTGGTACAATACTTTCAAGTACTATCAAGGTTTAATTGCACTAAGAAAAGCTCATCCAGCCTTCAGAATGACAACTGCAGAAGACATACAGAAATATCTTACATTTATCCCAACACCGAAAGGAACATTAGGATTTAGACTCACATATCCAAAAGATACATGGAATGATATAATTGTTGTTTATAACTCAACAAAGAAGGTACAAGAGATAACATTACCAGTAGGGAACTGGGTAGTTGTTGCAAATGGAGATGAAGTTGGCACAACACCAATTAAGAAGCTTACAAACTATGTTGCTGGCAAAGCATTGGTTGCACCAATTTCCATGTTTGTTGCATACAAGAGCGATGAATT includes the following:
- the pulA gene encoding type I pullulanase, which translates into the protein MVKKFESKRFISLLMVALFIATLIFPISILGAGEKTTLIIHYYRYNEDYQGWNLWIWPVEPVGAEGKAYEFTSKDDFGVKAVVELPGKVTKVGIIVRKGNWEAKDVAVDRFISGISGSKEVWLIEGEEQIYTSQPQKTPKMTAFVDGLNTIVVKLAKKADILSNNKTQGFKVTAFYDEVPIKNVEPVLPKINKNFKPEEAGYELIDGGTKVRFILKPGAGDFKFTDTSGKLEVYVSGTMNDWGGTASSEGKYKPLPAWKMTWNAQKGYYELVKELGKDGVVIGAKFKFTSWDGTSAKWYPDGMGNDKVIEELYTGNEKITKVDTFRITTVDELEPQVPYLISKEGFKPTIAQPRNILDNPKYYYKGNDLGCTYTKAYSAFRLWAPTAIGVVMRLYDDYKTTKYKEYEMEQSVNGTWYLKINGDLKGKYYQYEVWHASNSITDDTIRKYVVPDPYSRATSANSERTLIFDPKDTNPVGWEKDTFVTLKNQEDAIIYETHVRDFTIDDSSGIRPEYRGKYLGFTQTGTKGPNSVKTGIDHLKELGITHVHLLPTYDFGSVDETNPNKTYNWGYDPVLYQNVEGSYATNPNTIARIKEYKQMVMALHKAGIGVIQDVVFNHTFQIGDAKFSIFDKVVPGYFYRKDKDGNYSNASGCGNEIATEKPMVRKFIIDTLTYLTKEYHIDGFRFDLMAAIDRVTMAKVQEEVRKINPSAVIYGEGWLAGATPLDSSLRMEIGSFNQAGLHIGFFNDRIREAIRGNLDNESKGFMQGNYSYRLDDLKRGIQGGLGDFATDPDECINYVSAHDNLTLWDKLQKSVPNEPDYIKDKMGRLANAIVLTAQGVPFLHGGVEFNRTKFMNSNSYNAGDRINKYDWNLKVKWYNTFKYYQGLIALRKAHPAFRMTTAEDIQKYLTFIPTPKGTLGFRLTYPKDTWNDIIVVYNSTKKVQEITLPVGNWVVVANGDEVGTTPIKKLTNYVAGKALVAPISMFVAYKSDEFPQGFVKVVSKDPVSLETATTILTPKVYGTGNVAVTFNVKVPAGTDDDVIYLAGSFGKAGLSDWNPGDKDGAIELVKTQDGTYTVTLRLNSGDTFEYKYTRGSWSTVEKGANKEEIENRKFTVKDDGSGKMTINDIVLNWADK